CAAAAAATATCCAAGTACTCCACCCACCCACCACCAATCGATCATACTTCTTGACCTACCTTCCATTCCATATCAAAGCTCTCTACAGCAAGCAAATATCTTAGAAGAGGAGCTGAATCAATGGCAGCCATCTCATCTGCTGCACTTACAGCGTGCAACAATCCAAACCCATCACCAAGATTCACCTCTCTATCTTCTTCCAGCTCAGTTTTCTTCAGCTACAATGTGTGTAACCGGGCAGGCCTTGTGCTTTATGCGGATCGGCCCAGGACAGCCAAGAAGAGAGGGCTTTCCTGCAACTGCCTTTTCGGGCTTGGAGTCCCCGAGCTCGTAGTTATTGCGGGCGTGACGGCGCTCGTATTCGGCCCGAAGAAATTGCCCGAAGTGGGTCGAAGCATTGGGAAGACGGTCAAGAGCTTCCAACAGGTCCTActttttatcctttttgttggaaaaagtAGACTGTATTTCTTTTGTAGCTTTGATCTCTTTGTTGCTCTTCGATGATTGATTTTCGCAGTTGCTCAATTGAAATTGGGCAAAGAGGGCTAATTTGACGTTTAAGGCTAAAGAGGGTTAGTTTGATGTTTAGGGCAAGAACCTCTGTTCTTAGGAAAATTATCCGACCAGGacatctttttatatt
This Sesamum indicum cultivar Zhongzhi No. 13 linkage group LG5, S_indicum_v1.0, whole genome shotgun sequence DNA region includes the following protein-coding sequences:
- the LOC105162445 gene encoding sec-independent protein translocase protein TATA, chloroplastic isoform X2 gives rise to the protein MAAISSAALTACNNPNPSPRFTSLSSSSSVFFSYNVCNRAGLVLYADRPRTAKKRGLSCNCLFGLGVPELVVIAGVTALVFGPKKLPEVGRSIGKTVKSFQQAAKEFESELKKEGESSAEPSSEKITTASEEEKQEDKVPA